In one Rhopalosiphum padi isolate XX-2018 chromosome 3, ASM2088224v1, whole genome shotgun sequence genomic region, the following are encoded:
- the LOC132926034 gene encoding zinc finger BED domain-containing protein 5-like codes for MTYVLQVSEPPKKKTKLNIRRQYYEDYLNIRFSWSGNVDDPRSWCLVCGEKLSKKSMVPSKLKRHFSTKHSHLVDKNASYFQRLLKSETQKSEKMTKKETISDKTQEASYLVAELVAKQMKTHTIAEKLILPACREIVKVLFGEEAEKEVLKIPVSENTISRRIEHMSEDIEEQVLRQSRDSPLFALQLDESTDISGQAQLLIFIRIVSKENVLCCKTLSETTKDEDIFEIVDNYLKFANLPWDKCIEICTDGAPAMTGSVKGFTSFAKKKNENIIFTHCFLHREALITKTLVGDLKEVLDQVVKAINFIKSSSLKSSAIRWLSRGRVLSCFYDLSEEIIVFLTIEESKYEFLGDEKWWTNPRRTPKTCVALFYFSPCSPCAVQPPSDATSPSHSDNRRYASTLTDKIMAFNEKITLWKTQVDQKKLTMFPRTAERDVDLISLISESIMLLKEKMTKYIPSINFENYDWVRNPFSVSVNEVIGLTFAEEDNLISLKNDRTIKLKFKEMTVNKFWIYAQAEFPEISIKAITILLPFSTSYLCEQGFSAVTTIKSKKENDFDP; via the exons ATGACTTATGTCTTAcaag TGAGTGAACCGCcaaagaaaaaaactaaattaaatatcagaCGTCAATATTATGaagattatttaaacataagatTTTCTTGGTCCGGTAATGTAGATGATCCTCGTTCATGGTGTCTAGTATGCGGCGAAAAACTATCCAAAAAGTCAATGGTTCCAAGTAAACTAAAACGTCACTTCTCTACCAAGCATTCTCATTTGGTCGATAAAAATGCTTCATATTTTCAACGTTTACTAAAATCAGAAACacaaaaatctgaaaaaatgacaaaaaaagaAACCATTTCGGATAAAACTCAAGAAGCTAGTTATCTAGTAGCAGAACTTGTAGCTAAACAAATGAAAACACACACTATAGCAGAAAAACTTATTTTACCTGCTTGCCGTGAAATAGTAAAAGTACTTTTTGGAGAAGAAGCTGAAAAAGAAGTGTTAAAAATTCCTGTATCTGAGAACACCATTAGTAGGCGTATAGAACACATGTCTGAAGATATTGAAGAACAAGTATTGCGACAATCCCGTGACTCTCCATTATTTGCATTACAACTGGACGAGTCAACTGATATAAGTGGACAAGCAcaacttttgatatttatacGCATAGTTTCCAAAGAAAACGTTTTGTGTTGTAAAACACTTTCTGAGACAACTAAAGATGAAGACATTTTCGAAATCGTGGACAATTATCTGAAATTTGCTAATTTACCATgggataaatgtattgaaatatgtACCGACGGTGCTCCCGCGATGACTGGCTCAGTAAAAGGCTTTACTTCTTTTgccaagaaaaaaaatgaaaatataattttcacccACTGTTTTCTACATAGAGAAGCCcttataacaaaaacattgGTAGGTGATTTAAAAGAAGTTTTGGATCAAGTTGTGAAAgcgataaattttattaaaagtagtTCACTTAAGTCAAG TGCAATAAGATGGTTATCAAGAGGCCGAGTATTATcatgtttttatgatttgagtgaagaaataattgtatttttaacaatagaaGAATCGAAGTACGAGTTTCTTGGAGATGAAAAGTGGTGGACAAAT CCCCGTCGTACCCCAAAGACTTGTgttgctttattttatttttccccgTGCTCCCCGTGTGCCGTTCAACCTCCATCCGACGCGACCTCACCATCACACAGTGACAACCGTAGGTACGCGTCAACATTAACTGACAAAATTATGGcctttaatgaaaaaataactctGTGGAAAACTCAAGTTGaccaaaaaaaattgacaatgtTCCCACGAACTGCAGAGCGAGATGTTGACCTCATATCGTTAATAAGCGAATCTATCATGTTACTGAAAGAAAAAATGACGAAATACATTCCAAGCataaattttgaaaactatGACTGGGTGCGGAATCCATTCAGTGTATCAGTTAATGAGGTGATTGGTTTGACATTTGCCGAAGAAGATAATCTTATCTCTCTGAAAAATGATCGtacaataaagttaaaatttaaagaaatgacCGTTAACAAATTCTGGATCTATGCTCAAGCAGAATTTCctgaaatatctataaaagcaATAACAATTTTACTACCATTCTCCACATCGTATCTATGCGAACAAGGATTCTCAGCAGTCAcaacaataaaaagtaaaaaagaaaacGACTTCGATCCGTAG
- the LOC132926035 gene encoding zinc finger MYM-type protein 1-like, producing MAQFKDGYPVFVTADASLEGLSGILAIVDSNTNHNHNKNDEKVLNRQILSNSLKRKAIEDISCKPSKLIRSELKKGDISILTTNDLSLIRHNVHPARSFVHPPLPKCIKELHAALESMNIKTNIEFDLAIKHRPGSWNTAADCLSRYPVYTTKITDILYENDKDEINANSTNFEINSANIKPETLKTQQSEDEFCNEKCQLKSNRPTPNIALEYKEEKEWTVDGISSIKNFIRKSEKHSISKKHLINQEKFHLLGKVRIEHAISEGRRLAAIKHNEQVSINRRLIARMIHVVCFLGKQELAFRGHREHDESLNKGNYLELLDLLAQEEHLLKDHFLSSSIFKGTSKIIQNDLIESVTTILNSKIFKEIQTANYISIQADETTDVSCRSQMSIIFRYVIEEKIVERFIGFFDVSSDKTGSGLADVILSVIKKWDLGNKIIAQTYDGASVMSGTKNGVQSLIKNIYSNVLFIHCYAHQLNLVLLYGAKTIKPVKLFICNLTMFHTFFSRSSKRSELLRQQGFKLPNHSDTRWNYHSRAASTIKTHFIELKNAFTHVIEEPNWDHISISTASGILDKLNDAQFVYLLILFNKIFIYTDHVFNFLQSKILSNIKSCIFEIQNLKKNLEDLRKEQTVNTCCDEAIQLNNDFEYGDKQKNNLRKITYEILDSLIVQINIRFEDTSELEFVELTNEKMFNIYHNTFPECKLIKLLKQYPNMFEENRLRNELSVIYSDNNKHLPPHKLLDLIIKNNL from the exons ATGGCACAGTTCAAAGACGGTTACCCTGTTTTTGTTACCGCAGACGCCTCATTAGAGGGACTATCTGGAATACTGGCTATAG ttgacAGTAATACTAATCATAACCACAATAAAAACGACGAAAAAGTCCTGAATAGgcaaatattaagtaattctCTGAAAAGAAAAGCCATAGAAGACATTTCTTGCAAACCTTCAAAATTAATTCGTTCAGAATTGAAGAAAGGCGATATATCGATTTTGACAAcgaatgatttatcattaattagaCACAATGTTCATCCTGCCCGTTCATTTGTACACCCCCCTCTGCCAAAATGCATTAAAGAATTACATGCTGCTTTAGAGTCTATGAATATCAAAACTAATATAG aatttgacCTAGCAATAAAACATCGCCCTGGCTCATGGAACACGGCTGCGGATTGTCTCTCACGTTACCCCgtttatacaacaaaaataacagatatattatatgaaaacgaTAAAGACGAAATTAATGCTAACTCTACAAATTTCGAAATTAATTCCGCCAATATAAAACCTGAGACATTAAAAACACAACAGTCAGAAGACGAATTTTGCAacg AAAAGTGTCAATTAAAATCAAACAGACCGACACCTAACATTGCATTGGAATATAAAGAAG AAAAAGAATGGACTGTTGATGGAATATcgtcaataaaaaattttataagaaaatcaGAAAAACATTCTATATCTAAAAAGCATTTGATAAATCAAGAAAAATTCCATCTTTTAGGAAAAGTTCGAATTGAACATGCTATTTCGGAAGGTCGACGATTAGCTGCTATAAAACATAATGAACAAGTTTCTATAAATAGACGTTTAATAGCACGTATGATCCACGTTGTTTGTTTTTTGGGAAAACAAGAGCTTGCTTTTCGTGGGCATCGGGAACACGACGAATCTTTAAATAAAGGGAATTATCTTGAGTTACTTGATCTACTCGCTCAAGAAGAGCATTTACTTAAGGATCATTTTTTGTCATCGTCAATATTTAAAGGCACATCTAAGATAatacaaaatgatttaattgaGAGCGtcactacaattttaaattcaaaaatttttaaggaaatacaAACTGctaattatatatctattcaAGCAGATGAAACCACTGATGTGTCCTGTCGATCTCAAATgagtattatttttcgttatgtTATAGAAGAAAAAATTGTCGAAcgatttattggtttttttgaTGTTTCAAGTGATAAAACGGGATCTGGATTAGCAGATGTAATATTGTCCGTGATTAAAAAATGGGATttaggaaataaaataattgcacaGACATACGATGGAGCATCAGTTATGTCTGGAACAAAAAATGGTGTACAAAGtcttattaagaatatttattcaaatgtattatttattcattgctATGCTCATCAGTTGAACTTGGTATTGTTATATGGCGCTAAGACAATAAAACCAGTGaaactttttatttgtaatttaacgATGTTTCATACGTTTTTTAGTAGGTCTTCTAAAAGGAGTGAGTTACTAAGACAACAGGGCTTTAAACTTCCAAATCATTCTGATACTAGGTGGAATTATCATTCAAGAGCCGCTTCCACAATTAAAAcccattttatagaattaaaaaatgcttttacACATGTAATTGAAGAACCAAACTGGGACCACATTTCTATTTCTACAGCATCAGGTATTTTAGATAAACTTAATGATGCACAATTTGTgtatctgttaattttatttaataagattttCATATATACGGACCATGTATTTAATTTCCTCCAATCAAAAATACTTTCAAACATTAAATCatgtatttttgaaattcaaaatttaaaaaaaaatttggaagaTTTAAGAAAAGAACAAACTGTGAATACTTGTTGTGACGaagcaatacaattaaataatgattttgagTATGgtgacaaacaaaaaaataatttacgtaaaATAACATATGAGATACTGGATTCATTAATTGTCCAAATTAATATAAGATTTGAAGATACTTCGGAATTAGAATTCGTAGAGcttacaaatgaaaaaatgtttaatatctaCCACAACACTTTTCCCGAATGCAAGttgattaagttattaaaacaatacCCTAATATGTTTGAAGAAAATCGTTTGCGTAATGAATTGTCCGTCATTTAttcagataataataaacatctCCCTCCTCATAAACTActggatttaataataaaaaataatttataa